A genomic region of Pseudomonas sp. MPC6 contains the following coding sequences:
- a CDS encoding NADP-dependent oxidoreductase: MPEALTLNQRIVLASRPTGAPTPENFRLERQALPELADGQVLLKTLYLSLDPYMRGRMSDAPSYAAPVEIGEVMTGGAVSRVERSLNPKFHEGDLVVGATGWQSHSLSDGRNIIPVPSGLPSPSMALGVLGMPGMTAYMGLMDIGQPKAGETLVVAAASGAVGSVVGQVAKLIGLRVVGVAGGEKKCRYVVEELGFDACIDHKSARFADELAQACPDGIDIYYENVGGKVFDAVLPLLNPKARIPLCGLIASYNAHEAPTGPDQLPQLQRTVLTKRVRIQGFIVFDDYGDRQPEFISAMAPWVRDGKVKFREDVVDGLENAPEAFIGLLEGRNFGKLVVRVAQAE, from the coding sequence ATGCCCGAAGCATTGACCCTCAACCAACGTATCGTCCTGGCATCCCGTCCGACAGGCGCGCCGACGCCGGAGAATTTCCGCCTGGAAAGGCAAGCGCTGCCGGAGCTGGCCGACGGTCAGGTGCTGCTCAAGACCCTTTATCTGTCGCTGGACCCCTACATGCGCGGACGCATGAGTGACGCGCCGTCCTACGCCGCACCCGTTGAAATCGGCGAAGTGATGACCGGTGGGGCGGTTAGCCGGGTCGAGCGCTCGCTGAATCCGAAATTCCACGAAGGTGACCTGGTGGTCGGCGCCACCGGCTGGCAGAGCCACAGCCTCAGCGACGGTCGCAACATCATTCCGGTGCCGTCCGGGCTGCCGAGCCCGTCGATGGCGCTGGGCGTCCTCGGTATGCCGGGCATGACCGCCTACATGGGGCTGATGGACATCGGCCAGCCCAAGGCCGGCGAAACCCTGGTGGTCGCGGCCGCGTCCGGTGCGGTGGGGTCGGTGGTCGGCCAGGTGGCGAAGCTCATAGGCCTGCGGGTGGTCGGCGTGGCCGGTGGTGAGAAAAAGTGCCGTTACGTGGTCGAAGAACTGGGCTTCGATGCCTGCATCGATCACAAGAGCGCCCGCTTCGCCGATGAGTTGGCTCAGGCTTGCCCTGACGGCATCGACATCTATTACGAGAACGTCGGCGGCAAGGTGTTCGATGCGGTGTTGCCGCTGCTCAACCCCAAGGCGCGGATTCCGCTCTGTGGCCTGATCGCTTCGTACAACGCTCACGAGGCACCGACCGGGCCGGATCAATTGCCGCAACTGCAGCGCACCGTGCTGACCAAGCGGGTGCGGATCCAGGGCTTCATCGTGTTCGACGACTACGGCGACCGTCAGCCGGAGTTCATCAGCGCCATGGCGCCGTGGGTGCGCGATGGCAAGGTGAAGTTCCGCGAGGATGTGGTCGATGGCCTGGAAAATGCGCCCGAGGCGTTCATCGGCCTGCTGGAAGGACGCAACTTCGGCAAACTGGTGGTTCGGGTCGCGCAGGCCGAGTAA
- a CDS encoding S8 family serine peptidase gives MKPELRIGVVDSGHSAAQRVQVVAGRRFSLLEDGLAQSDLRDDPLGHGSAVIEAIGRRAPAAVFCVGQVFDQRGVTSALQIATAIDWLVAQDVRLINLSLGLRQDRSLLREACAAAVARGILLCASSPAQGEGVFPANYPQVLRVTGDARCAEQEWSWLNSAQADFAACVHGTYPGQSGASLGCAALSGHIAGFLVAHPEASNPQVIEWLQEHARYRGPERRFGR, from the coding sequence ATGAAGCCTGAATTGCGCATTGGCGTGGTGGACAGTGGGCACTCGGCGGCGCAGCGGGTGCAGGTGGTCGCCGGGCGACGCTTTTCGTTGCTGGAGGACGGATTGGCGCAAAGCGATCTGCGCGATGATCCGCTCGGCCACGGCAGCGCCGTGATCGAAGCCATCGGTCGCCGGGCGCCGGCGGCGGTATTTTGCGTGGGCCAGGTGTTCGACCAACGGGGTGTCACCAGCGCCTTGCAGATCGCCACGGCCATCGACTGGCTGGTGGCGCAGGACGTGCGCCTGATCAACCTGAGCCTGGGCCTGCGTCAGGATCGCAGCCTGTTGCGCGAAGCCTGCGCCGCGGCAGTGGCGCGGGGCATTCTGCTGTGTGCATCCAGTCCGGCCCAGGGCGAAGGTGTGTTCCCGGCGAATTATCCACAGGTGCTGCGGGTCACCGGCGATGCGCGGTGCGCCGAACAGGAATGGTCGTGGCTCAACAGCGCCCAGGCGGATTTTGCGGCCTGTGTGCATGGGACGTATCCGGGGCAGTCCGGTGCCAGCCTGGGGTGTGCGGCCTTGAGCGGGCATATTGCCGGTTTTCTGGTGGCGCATCCCGAAGCGAGCAACCCACAGGTCATCGAATGGTTGCAAGAACATGCCCGTTATCGCGGCCCTGAACGGCGCTTCGGGCGATGA
- the recR gene encoding recombination mediator RecR, whose protein sequence is MSFSPLIRQLIDALRILPGVGQKTAQRMALQLLERDRSGGSRLALALNQAMDGVGHCRLCRTLTEDDLCPQCADTRRDDTLLCVVEGPMDVYAVEQAGFRGRYFVLKGHLSPLDGLGPDAIGIPQLLARIEEAGTFTEVILATNPTVEGEATAHYIAQLLSNKGLIASRIAHGVPLGGELELVDGGTLAHSFAGRKPIAL, encoded by the coding sequence ATGAGCTTCAGCCCTCTGATTCGCCAACTGATCGATGCCCTGCGGATTTTGCCCGGTGTCGGTCAGAAAACTGCCCAACGCATGGCGTTGCAGCTGCTCGAGCGTGATCGCAGCGGTGGCTCGCGCCTGGCCCTGGCGCTGAACCAGGCCATGGATGGCGTGGGCCACTGCCGGCTGTGCCGCACGCTGACCGAAGACGATCTGTGCCCGCAATGCGCCGATACCCGTCGCGACGACACCTTGCTCTGCGTGGTGGAAGGGCCGATGGATGTCTATGCGGTGGAGCAGGCGGGCTTTCGTGGGCGCTACTTCGTGCTCAAGGGCCACCTGTCGCCGCTCGACGGCTTGGGCCCGGACGCCATCGGCATTCCGCAACTGCTGGCGCGGATTGAAGAGGCGGGCACGTTCACTGAGGTCATCCTCGCCACCAACCCGACGGTGGAAGGTGAAGCCACGGCGCACTACATCGCCCAGTTGCTGAGCAATAAAGGCCTGATCGCCTCGCGCATCGCCCATGGCGTGCCGTTGGGGGGCGAGCTGGAACTGGTCGATGGCGGGACGTTGGCGCATTCGTTTGCGGGGCGCAAGCCGATCGCTTTGTAA
- the hemN gene encoding oxygen-independent coproporphyrinogen III oxidase: MLDAIRWDTDLIRRYDLAGPRYTSYPTALQFDGHVGSFDLFHALRDSRKAQRPLSLYVHVPFCANVCYYCACNKVITKDRGRALPYLQRLEQEIQLIGCHLDPAQTVEQLHFGGGTPTFLSHDELRQLMARLRKSFNLLDDDSGDYGIEIDPREADWSTMGLLRELGFNRVSIGLQDLDPAVQRAVNRLQSLEETRAVIDAARTLQFRSINIDLIYGLPKQTPDRFAHTVDEVIALQPDRLSVFNYAHLPERFMPQRRINSDELPTPAQKLEMLQGTIQQLTAAGYRYIGMDHFALPDDELAIAQEESTLQRNFQGYTTHGHCDLIGLGVSAISQIGDLYCQNSSDLTQYQNALASSQPATSRGLLCNADDRLRRAVIQQLICHFNLEFAQIEHAFNIDFRGYFAELWPQLQSMAADGLIELDNVKISILPAGRLLVRSVCMVFDAYLGEQNRQRFSRVI, from the coding sequence ATGCTCGACGCCATTCGTTGGGACACCGATCTGATCCGCCGTTATGACCTGGCGGGACCGCGCTACACCTCGTATCCGACCGCCCTGCAGTTCGACGGGCATGTCGGCAGCTTCGACCTGTTCCATGCCCTGCGTGACAGCCGCAAGGCCCAGCGACCGTTGTCGCTTTACGTGCATGTGCCCTTCTGCGCGAACGTTTGCTACTACTGCGCCTGCAACAAAGTCATCACCAAGGACCGCGGACGGGCCTTGCCCTACTTGCAGCGTCTGGAACAGGAAATCCAGCTGATCGGCTGCCACCTCGACCCGGCGCAGACAGTCGAGCAGTTGCATTTCGGTGGCGGCACACCGACGTTCCTCAGCCACGACGAACTGCGCCAGTTGATGGCCCGCTTACGCAAAAGCTTCAACCTGCTGGACGATGATTCCGGCGACTATGGCATCGAGATCGACCCTCGCGAAGCCGATTGGTCGACCATGGGCCTGCTCCGTGAACTGGGCTTCAATCGGGTCAGCATCGGCCTGCAAGACCTCGATCCGGCGGTGCAACGGGCGGTGAATCGCCTGCAAAGCCTGGAAGAGACCCGCGCGGTGATCGACGCCGCCCGCACCCTGCAATTTCGCTCGATCAACATTGACCTGATCTACGGCTTGCCGAAACAGACGCCCGACAGATTCGCGCACACGGTCGACGAAGTCATCGCGCTGCAACCCGACCGGCTGTCGGTGTTCAACTATGCGCACCTGCCGGAACGCTTCATGCCCCAGCGGCGCATCAACAGCGACGAACTGCCGACGCCGGCGCAGAAACTGGAGATGCTCCAGGGCACCATCCAACAACTGACCGCGGCCGGTTACCGCTACATCGGCATGGATCACTTCGCGCTGCCCGACGACGAACTGGCGATAGCCCAGGAAGAATCGACCCTGCAACGCAACTTCCAGGGCTACACCACCCACGGTCACTGCGACCTGATCGGCCTGGGCGTTTCGGCCATCAGCCAGATCGGCGACCTGTACTGCCAGAACAGCAGCGACCTGACTCAGTATCAGAACGCGCTGGCCTCCTCGCAACCGGCCACCAGTCGGGGCTTGCTGTGCAACGCCGACGATCGCCTGCGTCGCGCCGTCATCCAACAATTGATTTGCCACTTCAACCTGGAGTTTGCCCAGATCGAACACGCCTTCAACATCGATTTTCGCGGCTATTTCGCCGAACTTTGGCCGCAACTGCAGAGCATGGCCGCCGACGGCCTGATCGAACTCGATAATGTAAAAATCAGCATACTGCCCGCAGGACGGTTGCTGGTGCGTTCTGTGTGCATGGTGTTCGACGCCTACTTGGGCGAGCAAAATCGCCAGCGTTTTTCACGAGTGATCTAG
- the fnr gene encoding fumarate/nitrate reduction transcriptional regulator Fnr, whose amino-acid sequence MSEPVKLRAHSQAHCKDCSLAPLCLPLSLNLEDMDVLDEIVKRGRPLKKGEFLFRQGDTFDSVYAVRAGALKTFSLSDGGEEQLTGFHLPSELVGLSGMDTEKHPVSAQALETTSVCEIPFERLDELALQLPQLRRQLMRVMSREIRDDQQMMLLLSKKTADERIATFLVNLSARFRARGFSANQFRLSMSRNEIGNYLGLAVETVSRVFTRFQQNELIAAEGKEIHILDPIQLCALAGGSLEG is encoded by the coding sequence ATGTCCGAGCCAGTAAAACTGCGCGCTCATAGCCAGGCCCATTGCAAGGATTGCAGCCTGGCCCCCCTCTGCCTGCCACTTTCTCTGAATCTGGAAGACATGGATGTGCTGGACGAAATCGTCAAACGTGGCCGCCCGCTGAAAAAAGGCGAGTTCCTGTTCCGTCAGGGCGACACGTTCGATTCCGTTTATGCAGTTCGCGCTGGCGCGTTGAAGACCTTCAGCCTGAGCGATGGCGGTGAAGAGCAGCTCACCGGTTTCCATTTGCCGAGTGAGCTGGTCGGCTTGTCGGGCATGGACACCGAAAAACACCCGGTCTCGGCGCAAGCCCTGGAAACCACCTCGGTCTGTGAAATTCCTTTCGAGCGCCTCGACGAGCTGGCGCTGCAACTGCCCCAACTGCGCCGCCAGTTGATGCGCGTCATGAGCCGCGAGATTCGCGACGATCAGCAAATGATGTTGCTGTTGTCGAAGAAAACCGCCGATGAGCGTATTGCGACGTTCCTGGTCAACCTCTCGGCCCGCTTTCGCGCCCGGGGTTTCTCCGCCAACCAGTTCCGCCTGAGCATGTCGCGCAACGAGATCGGCAATTATCTGGGGCTGGCGGTGGAAACCGTGTCCCGGGTGTTCACGCGCTTCCAGCAAAACGAACTGATCGCCGCCGAAGGCAAGGAAATTCATATCCTCGACCCGATCCAGCTGTGCGCCCTGGCCGGCGGCTCGCTCGAAGGCTGA
- a CDS encoding adenine phosphoribosyltransferase, whose product MAFDAFDIKSLIRPVIDFPKPGVIFRDITPLFQSPKALRLVMDSFAHRYVEADFTHIGAMDARGFLIGSVLAYQLNKPLVLFRKQGKLPADVLAEGYATEYGEAFLEVHADSLCEGDSVVMFDDLIATGGTLIAAANLIRRMGARVHEAAAIIDLPELGGAQRLEDMGIPTFCLTQFALSDK is encoded by the coding sequence ATGGCCTTCGACGCCTTCGACATCAAATCCCTGATCCGTCCCGTGATCGACTTCCCCAAGCCGGGCGTGATCTTTCGCGACATCACCCCGTTGTTCCAGTCGCCCAAGGCCCTGCGCCTGGTGATGGACAGCTTCGCTCACCGTTATGTAGAAGCCGACTTCACCCATATCGGGGCGATGGACGCCCGGGGTTTTCTGATCGGTTCGGTACTGGCCTATCAGTTGAACAAGCCGCTGGTGTTGTTCCGCAAGCAAGGCAAGCTGCCGGCCGACGTGCTGGCCGAGGGGTATGCGACCGAGTACGGCGAAGCCTTCCTCGAAGTCCACGCCGACAGCCTGTGTGAAGGCGATTCGGTGGTGATGTTCGATGACTTGATAGCCACCGGCGGCACGCTGATTGCGGCGGCGAACCTGATTCGGCGCATGGGTGCGCGGGTGCATGAGGCGGCGGCGATTATTGATTTGCCGGAGCTGGGTGGGGCGCAGCGGTTGGAAGATATGGGGATTCCGACGTTTTGCCTGACGCAGTTTGCGTTGAGCGATAAGTAA
- a CDS encoding ABC transporter ATP-binding protein: MQRLLVRLIHSQNPAALQAALRWLYSFVRPHRLAIAGLLGLSACASALVLVQPWLTKLLIDDGLLARDFSMLVLIAGLMIVAGLLGTLLSGINRYLHTRLSGRILFALRDDLYRHLQTLSPNFYGQRRIGDLMSRLDGDVAEIQRFAVDSLFSAVSSVIGLVVAVAMLVTLSWKLSLLALVLIPLDVLWLRWMRRKVERDVRQLRERSADMSSFMVETLPVMKFIQAAGQQQREARRLETLGQGYMSQLLRLQVTEFFTQAVPGTLTSLSRACAFLIGGYWVVQGTWQLGALIAFSTYLGMAVGPVQSLLGLYVAIQRMTVSLGRVMELRGEEPTVLTPVMPRPMPSSGELRFDDVHFSHPGRPTTLRGIEARIPYGLKVALSGGSGVGKSTLIDLLQRHHDPQSGRVLLGEVDLRELDLFQLRRRIAVVSQDIVLFRGSLADNLAYAVPDASREAIAEVARLAQLDSLIASLPEGLDSPLGERGQQLSGGQKQRIAIARALLQDPLILVLDEATSAVDEATEREVIEAIDRLFAGRTRILISHRPSTLADADLRFELLDGVLTSKTVPHEA; this comes from the coding sequence ATGCAGCGCTTGCTCGTTCGGCTGATCCACAGCCAGAATCCCGCAGCCCTGCAAGCGGCGCTGCGCTGGCTCTACAGCTTTGTGCGGCCCCATCGGCTGGCGATTGCCGGGCTGCTCGGCTTGTCGGCCTGTGCCTCGGCGCTGGTGCTGGTGCAACCCTGGCTGACCAAGCTGCTGATCGACGACGGCCTGTTGGCGCGCGACTTTTCCATGCTGGTGCTGATCGCCGGGCTGATGATCGTGGCCGGGTTGCTCGGCACGCTGCTGTCGGGCATCAATCGTTACCTGCACACACGGCTGTCCGGGCGGATTCTGTTTGCCCTGCGCGACGACCTTTATCGGCATTTGCAAACCCTGTCGCCGAACTTCTACGGCCAGCGGCGCATCGGTGACCTGATGTCGCGCCTCGATGGCGACGTCGCGGAGATCCAGCGTTTTGCCGTGGACTCGCTGTTTTCGGCGGTGTCGAGCGTGATCGGCCTGGTGGTCGCGGTGGCGATGCTGGTGACCTTGTCCTGGAAACTCTCGTTGCTGGCACTGGTGCTGATCCCCCTCGACGTGCTCTGGCTGCGCTGGATGCGGCGCAAGGTCGAACGCGATGTGCGGCAGTTGCGCGAGCGCTCGGCGGACATGTCATCGTTCATGGTCGAGACCTTGCCGGTGATGAAATTCATCCAGGCCGCCGGCCAGCAGCAGCGTGAGGCGCGACGCCTGGAAACCTTGGGGCAGGGCTACATGAGCCAGTTGCTGCGCCTGCAAGTGACCGAATTTTTCACTCAGGCGGTGCCGGGCACCCTGACTTCGTTGTCGCGGGCCTGTGCGTTTTTGATTGGCGGCTACTGGGTGGTGCAGGGGACTTGGCAACTGGGTGCGCTGATCGCGTTTTCCACCTACCTGGGCATGGCAGTGGGGCCTGTTCAGAGCCTGCTGGGCCTGTATGTCGCGATTCAACGGATGACCGTCAGCCTGGGGCGGGTCATGGAGCTGCGCGGCGAAGAGCCGACCGTACTCACACCGGTTATGCCGCGGCCGATGCCGAGCTCCGGCGAGCTGCGTTTCGACGACGTGCACTTCAGCCACCCGGGTCGCCCGACAACCTTGCGCGGCATCGAGGCGCGTATCCCCTATGGCTTGAAAGTCGCCCTGAGCGGTGGCTCCGGGGTCGGTAAGTCAACCCTGATCGACCTGCTGCAACGGCATCACGATCCGCAGTCCGGTCGAGTATTGCTGGGCGAGGTCGACTTGCGGGAGCTGGACCTGTTCCAGTTGCGGCGGCGAATTGCCGTGGTCAGTCAGGACATCGTGCTGTTCCGTGGCAGCCTCGCCGACAACCTGGCCTACGCCGTACCGGATGCCAGCCGCGAAGCGATCGCCGAAGTGGCGCGGCTGGCGCAGCTCGACAGCCTGATCGCGTCATTGCCCGAAGGCCTCGACAGTCCATTGGGCGAGCGCGGCCAACAATTGTCCGGCGGGCAAAAACAACGCATCGCCATCGCCCGGGCGTTGTTGCAGGACCCACTGATCCTGGTGCTGGACGAGGCCACCTCGGCGGTGGACGAAGCCACCGAGCGCGAAGTGATCGAGGCTATCGACCGGTTGTTTGCCGGACGTACGCGCATCCTGATCAGCCATCGCCCCTCGACCCTGGCCGATGCCGATCTGCGCTTTGAATTGCTCGACGGCGTGCTGACCTCGAAAACGGTGCCGCATGAAGCCTGA
- a CDS encoding FAD-dependent monooxygenase: protein MILILGAGPAGAAVALGLRRLGYPVTLVSEWRRFAALEGVSVRVLEALRGAGLNQALADATLPSQRQVAWNGQQHAQNIEYLVDRPRFDRGLREDLRLAGVELIEARVLTVHSSAAGHRIELEGRPALIADFLVEARGRQAPALGKGLRGPETVSLLNRWQGTPGTTASAVESLEDGWAWMARRADGQCYWQWTVDVASAELPGKAQLLDYCRLRRQGSALARGVFAAGPEDDLQLHARSSTAILSPQVCGAHWIRVGDAAMAVDPLSGNGIFQSLSSALQAPTVINTLLRKPERAALAQRFHQQRVEQLFWRFARIGRDFYADEQRWSGQPFWQARRQWPDAVVAHAEADFQALRVERAPVLREGFVDEVEVVITADQPLGIWHVQGIELAPLVRRLRTEPAEQALAGLTVEQGRVVRSWLLAQGFKP from the coding sequence ATGATTTTGATTCTTGGCGCCGGGCCAGCAGGTGCGGCGGTCGCGCTGGGGCTGCGGCGGCTCGGTTATCCGGTAACACTGGTCAGTGAGTGGCGGCGCTTTGCCGCGCTGGAAGGCGTTTCCGTGCGGGTGCTCGAGGCGTTGCGTGGCGCGGGGCTGAACCAGGCGCTGGCGGATGCGACGTTGCCTTCCCAGCGGCAGGTGGCGTGGAACGGCCAGCAGCATGCGCAAAACATCGAATACCTGGTGGATCGCCCGCGCTTTGATCGGGGCCTGCGCGAGGACCTGCGCCTGGCGGGCGTCGAGTTGATCGAAGCGCGGGTGTTGACGGTTCACTCGTCGGCGGCGGGACATCGGATCGAGCTCGAAGGGCGTCCGGCACTGATCGCGGACTTTCTGGTGGAGGCGCGAGGGCGTCAGGCGCCAGCGCTGGGCAAAGGCCTGCGCGGGCCGGAGACGGTCAGCCTGCTCAATCGCTGGCAAGGCACGCCGGGCACCACCGCCAGCGCCGTGGAAAGTCTTGAGGATGGCTGGGCCTGGATGGCGCGGCGGGCGGACGGTCAGTGCTACTGGCAATGGACGGTCGACGTGGCCAGCGCCGAATTGCCCGGCAAGGCGCAATTGCTCGACTACTGTCGTCTGCGGCGCCAGGGTTCGGCATTGGCCCGGGGGGTTTTTGCGGCCGGGCCTGAGGACGATCTGCAGCTGCATGCCCGCAGCAGCACGGCCATTCTCAGTCCACAGGTCTGTGGCGCTCACTGGATTCGGGTCGGCGATGCGGCAATGGCGGTGGATCCGTTGTCGGGCAACGGGATTTTCCAGTCGCTGTCTTCGGCGCTGCAGGCCCCGACGGTGATCAACACATTGTTGCGTAAACCCGAGCGAGCGGCGCTGGCCCAGCGCTTTCATCAGCAGCGGGTGGAGCAGTTGTTTTGGCGATTTGCACGGATCGGCCGCGATTTTTATGCCGATGAGCAGCGTTGGTCCGGGCAACCGTTCTGGCAGGCGCGGCGACAGTGGCCGGATGCCGTGGTCGCGCATGCCGAGGCGGATTTTCAAGCGCTGAGAGTCGAGCGCGCGCCGGTGCTCAGGGAGGGCTTTGTCGACGAGGTCGAGGTGGTGATCACGGCCGATCAGCCATTGGGTATCTGGCATGTGCAAGGGATCGAGTTGGCGCCGTTGGTGCGGCGGTTGCGTACCGAACCGGCGGAGCAGGCGTTGGCGGGGTTGACGGTGGAACAGGGGCGGGTGGTTCGCAGTTGGTTGCTGGCCCAGGGCTTCAAACCCTGA
- a CDS encoding sulfite exporter TauE/SafE family protein: protein MLELAPLLVSAVILGLLGGGHCLGMCGGLMGALTLAIPQEQRSRRFRLLLAYNLGRILSYAAAGLLIGLAGWAVANSPAAMFMRVIAGLLLIAMGLYLAGWWSGLTRIESLGRGLWRHIQPVATKLLPVSSLPRALLLGALWGWLPCGLVYSTLLWSASQGNALDSALLMLAFGLGTWPVLLATGLAAERVTALLRKRSVRMTGGLLVMLFGIWTLPGPHQHWLMGH from the coding sequence ATGCTTGAGTTGGCGCCACTGCTGGTGTCTGCCGTCATTCTCGGCCTGCTTGGTGGCGGTCATTGCCTGGGGATGTGCGGCGGCTTGATGGGCGCGCTGACCCTGGCGATTCCCCAGGAGCAGCGCAGCCGGCGCTTTCGGTTGCTGCTGGCCTATAACCTGGGACGAATTCTCAGCTATGCCGCGGCCGGCCTGCTGATCGGACTGGCCGGGTGGGCGGTGGCCAACAGCCCGGCCGCGATGTTCATGCGCGTCATCGCCGGGTTATTGCTGATCGCCATGGGCCTGTACCTGGCCGGTTGGTGGAGCGGCCTGACCCGCATCGAAAGCCTCGGTCGCGGCCTGTGGCGGCACATCCAGCCGGTTGCCACCAAACTGCTGCCGGTGTCGAGCCTGCCCCGCGCGTTGCTGCTGGGGGCGCTCTGGGGCTGGCTGCCGTGCGGTCTGGTCTACAGCACGCTGCTGTGGTCGGCGAGCCAGGGCAATGCGCTGGACAGTGCATTGCTGATGCTCGCGTTCGGCCTGGGCACCTGGCCGGTGCTGCTGGCCACGGGGCTGGCGGCCGAGCGGGTCACGGCGCTGCTGCGCAAGCGCAGCGTGCGCATGACGGGGGGGTTGCTGGTGATGCTGTTTGGCATCTGGACCTTGCCGGGGCCGCATCAGCATTGGCTGATGGGGCATTAG
- a CDS encoding sigma-54-dependent Fis family transcriptional regulator, with protein sequence MTLIKTTPPKPHREARLAREKLHLEGEVPDGVLRAEIDASWRRSLSHGVHFNAKHELALESSASLDVLLASNRLLIDAALPAIDYLAERQGKEGLIILANSDATILAVEGRADRLKGSGLQDITLGACWSEAVRGTNALGTALVEARPTLIDCGEHYLDRLSDFSCTSVPIHCPRGDILGVLDLTREGPLGRVHDSTALLAMAVSQIESRVFNASYPDEIVLAFHSRRQYLESPWQGLLAVSLGGQILAVSAQACQLLHAERSALVGRRCEEFLGVDGLQLLSRLQQGGVGSLQTAKGEFFYKTLRAPQRSINVSTPPRTTAKTAKPQPDLESLAGSNVRYARALRMARQGLANELPVLLLGETGTGKEVIARALHMAGSRCDKSFVAVNCAAIPEGLIESELFGYREGAFTGSRRGGMIGRLQQAHGGTLFLDEIGDMPLALQARLLRVLQDRKVAPLGAGEEQDIDVALICATHRDLKRLVEEKHFREDLFYRVNGISVMLPALRERDDFSALVARLLARLDAPTMLLHDDLNRLLGGYHWPGNIRQLEMVLRTALAMREPGDTVLTLDHLPDSMLDELSATERPQSGSIRENELELIRQSLDTHQGNVSAAADALGISRATLYRKLKQLRS encoded by the coding sequence ATGACGCTGATAAAAACAACTCCACCCAAGCCGCACCGCGAAGCCCGGCTGGCCCGGGAAAAACTCCATCTCGAGGGCGAAGTCCCGGATGGCGTGTTGCGGGCGGAAATCGATGCCTCGTGGCGACGCAGCCTCAGCCATGGCGTGCATTTCAATGCCAAGCACGAACTGGCGCTGGAATCGAGCGCGAGTCTCGACGTCCTGTTGGCAAGCAACCGCCTGCTGATCGATGCGGCATTGCCGGCGATCGATTACCTGGCCGAACGCCAGGGCAAGGAAGGGCTGATCATCCTCGCCAATTCCGACGCCACCATCCTGGCCGTCGAAGGACGCGCCGATCGCCTCAAGGGCAGCGGCCTGCAAGACATCACCCTCGGCGCCTGCTGGAGCGAAGCCGTTCGCGGCACCAATGCCCTGGGCACCGCGCTGGTGGAAGCCCGGCCGACGTTGATCGATTGCGGCGAACATTACCTCGATCGCCTGAGTGATTTCTCCTGCACCTCGGTGCCGATCCATTGCCCCCGGGGCGACATCCTCGGCGTGCTCGACCTGACCCGCGAAGGCCCGCTGGGCCGGGTCCATGACAGCACCGCGCTGCTGGCCATGGCCGTCAGCCAGATCGAAAGCCGGGTGTTCAACGCCAGCTATCCGGACGAAATCGTCCTGGCGTTCCACAGCCGGCGGCAATACCTCGAATCCCCTTGGCAAGGCCTGCTGGCGGTGAGCCTCGGCGGGCAAATCCTCGCGGTCAGTGCCCAGGCCTGCCAGTTGCTGCATGCCGAACGTTCGGCGCTGGTCGGCCGCCGCTGCGAAGAGTTTCTCGGGGTCGACGGCCTGCAACTGCTCTCGCGCCTGCAACAGGGCGGAGTCGGCAGTCTGCAGACCGCCAAAGGCGAATTCTTCTACAAGACCTTGCGTGCGCCGCAGCGCTCGATCAACGTCAGTACACCACCGCGCACCACCGCCAAGACTGCCAAACCGCAACCGGACCTCGAATCCCTGGCCGGCAGCAACGTCCGTTATGCCCGGGCCTTGCGCATGGCCCGCCAAGGCCTGGCCAATGAATTGCCGGTGTTGCTGCTGGGCGAAACCGGTACCGGCAAGGAAGTCATTGCCCGTGCCTTGCACATGGCCGGCTCCCGCTGCGATAAATCCTTCGTGGCGGTGAACTGCGCGGCGATCCCCGAAGGCCTGATCGAGTCGGAACTGTTCGGCTATCGTGAAGGCGCGTTTACCGGCTCCCGGCGTGGCGGCATGATCGGACGTCTGCAACAGGCCCACGGCGGCACCTTGTTCCTCGACGAAATCGGCGACATGCCCCTGGCGTTGCAAGCACGTCTGTTGCGCGTGCTGCAGGATCGCAAAGTCGCCCCGCTGGGGGCTGGCGAAGAACAAGACATCGACGTCGCACTGATCTGCGCCACCCACCGCGACCTCAAGCGCCTGGTGGAAGAAAAGCACTTTCGCGAAGACCTGTTCTACCGGGTCAACGGCATCAGCGTGATGCTCCCGGCCCTGCGCGAACGCGACGATTTCAGCGCTCTGGTCGCGCGCTTGCTGGCCAGGCTCGACGCGCCGACGATGCTCCTGCATGACGACCTGAACCGCTTGCTCGGCGGCTATCACTGGCCGGGCAATATCCGCCAGCTGGAGATGGTCCTGCGCACCGCGCTGGCCATGCGTGAACCGGGCGATACAGTGCTCACCCTCGATCACTTGCCCGACAGCATGCTCGACGAGTTGAGCGCCACCGAGCGCCCCCAGTCGGGGAGCATTCGCGAAAACGAACTGGAGCTGATTCGCCAATCCCTGGACACTCATCAGGGTAACGTCTCGGCTGCCGCCGACGCCCTGGGCATCAGCCGCGCGACCCTGTATCGCAAGCTCAAACAGTTGCGCTCGTGA